One Vallitalea pronyensis genomic region harbors:
- a CDS encoding response regulator yields the protein MSKILVVDDEKAIVDILKFNLQREGYVVVTAYNGEEGLQVFERENPDLMLLDIMMPKMDGLQVCKTIRNKYDTPIIMLTAKAEEVDKVLGLELGADDYVTKPFSVRELMARIKANLRRNVLENKNTEEVQVMTFDNMSINTNRYEVTIDDVPIALTVREYELLKFLATRKEQIFTREQLLEKVWGYEYYGDVRTVDVTIRRLREKIEDVPGKPKFILTKRGIGYYFKG from the coding sequence ATGTCAAAAATACTTGTTGTTGATGATGAGAAGGCCATTGTAGATATTCTAAAATTTAATTTACAAAGGGAAGGCTATGTTGTTGTAACAGCTTATAACGGAGAAGAAGGATTACAGGTATTTGAACGGGAGAATCCAGACCTTATGTTATTGGATATTATGATGCCTAAAATGGATGGACTACAGGTCTGTAAAACCATTCGAAATAAATATGACACACCCATCATCATGTTAACAGCCAAAGCAGAAGAAGTGGATAAGGTTCTTGGTCTTGAACTGGGGGCTGATGATTACGTCACTAAACCCTTCAGTGTTCGAGAATTAATGGCTCGAATAAAAGCCAATCTTCGACGGAATGTATTAGAAAATAAAAATACGGAAGAAGTTCAGGTGATGACTTTTGATAACATGAGCATTAATACCAATCGCTATGAAGTGACCATCGATGATGTACCCATAGCCCTTACGGTGAGGGAATATGAACTTCTAAAATTCTTAGCAACGCGAAAAGAGCAGATATTTACAAGAGAGCAATTGCTAGAAAAAGTTTGGGGTTACGAATACTATGGGGATGTAAGAACCGTTGATGTAACCATACGTCGATTACGCGAGAAAATTGAAGATGTACCAGGAAAACCTAAGTTTATTTTAACAAAAAGAGGAATCGGCTATTATTTCAAGGGGTAG
- a CDS encoding S-layer homology domain-containing protein produces the protein MKLNKRLLVVVLLVFVLLNNSLCSFAAENKLDLNSKVDILNELNIVKGNGVSYDLDSQLSRAQAAAFIVRLLGEEEEVQDNKLKYMTTKFSDVSKEKWYAPYIGYCAEKGIINGYSNSSFGPDDTVGEQAFLKLVLVALGYVYNDDFTWSDVFAFSYGKGLVKDVSYSNGYKGNPKFNRGNVCELIFTALSMKHAETNMRMIERFIGKYIITKDKATEYKLVDDVLETSITSIKAVSENRIEVSFNESIHDFTTDNLLIYKTKDGHTLPVTSINKKEDQNTYIIEISKNQEVDEEYTLLIDRVVDFKGNSSTSFSKKFLGFRAEEVQSDFFKISKVVPVSNNIIYVYFTQPINDNALQTSYYTLLKDDIDVVKGNNSNIEVNKLSTSDNAVAIYFSNYIFTDEEYFAIAIDGNINSSYAVKLNDGKGDKVKFKSVTVANTPFEVDNCIQLNNKTVEIRFNKQVNPIIAKQVFSYYITDDTGYAIRVNNAIVVNEGQGAGKIVRLELEENLKVNKQYNVMINNMQDISRQFTINFKEYNFTSFYYSAKDIVIDAVIPLDESTLIVYIDEPVEQESAQSIANYQIHGVTNTSYVAIPSGVYYNKLEDPNKIKIYLPADKKLKASYTYNFRILTSLKDSMGNYQSTLKNYKFVQNTSISMDTKISEAKVVGENTIKLSFSKEIAKNFINVNNSNYTLTYIDNGLEYNKIPISTSYINPTTIILKFDALDIERQYTITYGKLVDFGNNETINTNKKNKMVVTIGN, from the coding sequence ATGAAGTTAAATAAAAGGCTGCTTGTGGTAGTTTTGTTGGTATTTGTATTGCTTAATAATAGTTTATGTAGTTTTGCAGCTGAAAATAAACTTGATTTAAATAGTAAAGTAGATATACTTAATGAGTTAAATATAGTCAAGGGTAATGGTGTTAGCTATGATCTTGATAGTCAGTTATCAAGAGCTCAAGCTGCTGCTTTTATCGTTAGATTATTAGGTGAAGAAGAAGAAGTTCAAGATAATAAGTTGAAATATATGACGACTAAATTTTCAGACGTCTCTAAAGAGAAGTGGTATGCGCCCTATATTGGTTATTGCGCTGAGAAGGGTATTATTAACGGGTACTCAAATAGTTCATTTGGACCAGATGATACAGTTGGAGAACAAGCGTTTTTAAAATTAGTATTAGTAGCATTAGGTTATGTATATAATGATGATTTTACTTGGTCTGATGTTTTTGCATTCTCTTATGGAAAAGGATTAGTAAAGGATGTGAGTTATTCAAACGGATATAAAGGGAACCCTAAATTTAATAGAGGAAATGTTTGTGAGTTGATTTTTACTGCATTAAGCATGAAACATGCAGAAACAAATATGAGGATGATCGAAAGATTTATTGGCAAATATATCATAACAAAAGATAAAGCAACAGAATATAAATTAGTAGATGATGTACTAGAAACAAGTATTACAAGTATTAAAGCAGTTAGTGAAAATAGAATTGAAGTTTCATTTAATGAATCTATTCATGATTTTACAACAGATAATCTATTGATATATAAAACGAAAGATGGTCATACGCTACCAGTAACTAGTATTAATAAAAAAGAGGATCAAAATACTTATATTATAGAAATAAGTAAAAATCAAGAAGTTGATGAAGAATACACATTACTGATTGACCGAGTAGTTGACTTTAAAGGAAATTCTTCAACATCATTTAGTAAAAAATTTCTTGGGTTTAGAGCAGAAGAAGTTCAATCTGATTTTTTTAAAATAAGTAAAGTTGTACCTGTAAGCAATAATATTATTTATGTGTATTTTACTCAACCAATAAACGATAATGCATTACAAACGTCCTATTACACGTTATTAAAAGATGATATAGATGTTGTAAAAGGTAATAATTCTAATATAGAAGTAAATAAATTATCTACAAGCGATAATGCAGTAGCAATTTATTTTAGTAACTATATATTTACAGATGAAGAGTATTTTGCGATTGCCATTGATGGTAACATAAATAGTAGTTATGCAGTAAAATTAAACGATGGAAAAGGTGATAAGGTTAAATTTAAGTCGGTAACTGTGGCAAATACACCATTTGAAGTTGATAATTGCATACAATTAAATAATAAGACAGTTGAAATAAGATTTAATAAACAAGTCAATCCTATTATAGCCAAGCAAGTTTTTAGTTATTACATAACGGATGATACAGGCTATGCCATAAGAGTTAATAATGCAATAGTTGTGAATGAAGGTCAAGGGGCGGGTAAAATTGTTCGTTTAGAACTAGAGGAAAATTTAAAAGTGAATAAGCAGTATAATGTCATGATTAATAATATGCAGGATATTTCAAGGCAATTTACCATTAATTTTAAAGAATATAATTTCACGAGTTTCTATTATAGTGCAAAAGATATTGTTATTGATGCTGTCATACCACTAGATGAGAGTACATTGATAGTATACATTGATGAACCTGTAGAACAAGAATCTGCTCAAAGTATTGCTAATTATCAGATACATGGAGTTACAAATACATCATACGTGGCTATTCCATCTGGTGTATATTATAACAAATTGGAAGATCCTAATAAAATCAAGATATATCTACCAGCTGACAAGAAGTTAAAAGCATCTTATACATATAATTTTAGAATATTAACCTCATTAAAAGACTCTATGGGAAATTATCAGTCAACACTTAAGAACTATAAATTTGTACAAAATACATCTATCTCTATGGATACTAAAATATCTGAAGCAAAAGTTGTTGGAGAAAATACGATTAAATTAAGTTTTAGTAAAGAAATCGCCAAAAATTTCATTAACGTAAATAATTCAAATTATACTTTAACATATATTGATAATGGTTTAGAGTATAATAAAATACCAATTAGTACAAGTTATATAAATCCTACTACAATCATACTAAAATTTGATGCATTGGATATAGAACGACAGTATACTATAACATATGGTAAGCTTGTTGATTTTGGTAATAACGAAACGATAAATACCAATAAAAAGAACAAAATGGTAGTAACTATTGGTAATTAA
- a CDS encoding S-layer homology domain-containing protein, translated as MKKFIITMFILVLCMNSVTLSHASMTIDDKANTLHDFNIIMGNGRDFNLEGTLTRAEAATFIVRLLGQEALVKKDAINYRNTGFLDVEMKQWYAPYIGYCVSQGIIDGFSDGNYKPKEPISERAFIKLTAEALGYKKDIDFSWSNLFVFAYKKGIVIDGSYLSKNNDNLNYKRKDVINVLYNILNKEIKDDGRTAIERLIDNKVINPSIAEKYGYIIDKNPTKIKQLNVQSKTRIEIEFNENIEEIKEKNISIISNNNDQKLDVSINKIEKNKLILDTSNQESKVTYTIQLIDIVDEDGFTKTIDDVKFVGYSIIAVESEYFHLSKIIPISKNQIQIYFTQPINAVATIENYYIIKQDGKPIINGNPSNMEIALNPTDNKSITMRLINHEFDLSMDYELVARSLLVDKKGAPINNRQNETMAFEPIYLENKKLEYVSATAVDKQTIEVQFNMPLDKQSAEEISNYIIKSPEGQIVPIIKAKLLGEYGGNIVQLGVPLPMSGNVNYPITVKNINDSLRQHSIYETDSYVYVMDVDHAELNADLVYPINDREIAIYFNQPIDESTATLQANYLISGVNDHSFNTINPVAIYFNEKENNSMVKIMLPVGVKYKDGFTYRVTLNQNIRNALFLSNTTSKDIEFKGLGFDGSKPIITQARMVTDDTIIVEYNTEIANMAPTSSAGNYTLSYSDGSTERTESPSSITIIDNKYVVMQFNDLSDSITYTIEANTIQDFSNVGYSVVGERTQVINYKE; from the coding sequence TTGAAAAAATTTATTATTACTATGTTTATATTGGTGCTATGTATGAATTCTGTTACTTTAAGTCACGCATCTATGACGATAGATGACAAAGCTAATACTCTTCATGATTTTAATATTATCATGGGAAATGGAAGAGACTTTAATCTAGAGGGAACACTAACAAGAGCCGAAGCAGCAACTTTTATTGTTAGACTATTAGGTCAAGAAGCTCTAGTTAAAAAGGATGCAATCAATTATAGAAACACTGGATTCTTAGATGTTGAAATGAAACAATGGTATGCCCCTTATATAGGGTATTGTGTAAGCCAAGGGATTATTGATGGATTTAGTGACGGTAATTATAAACCTAAAGAACCAATAAGTGAAAGAGCTTTTATTAAGTTAACAGCTGAAGCATTAGGCTATAAGAAGGATATTGATTTTTCTTGGAGTAATTTATTTGTATTTGCATACAAAAAAGGAATTGTAATCGATGGTTCGTATTTAAGTAAAAACAATGATAACTTAAATTATAAAAGGAAAGATGTTATTAATGTTTTATATAATATTTTAAATAAAGAAATTAAGGATGATGGAAGAACAGCCATAGAACGTTTAATTGATAATAAAGTTATTAACCCCAGTATTGCAGAGAAATATGGCTACATTATAGATAAAAACCCAACAAAAATAAAACAACTAAACGTACAATCTAAAACACGTATTGAGATTGAGTTTAATGAAAATATTGAAGAAATAAAAGAAAAAAATATAAGTATTATAAGTAACAATAATGATCAAAAGCTTGATGTAAGCATTAATAAGATAGAAAAAAATAAACTTATCTTAGATACCAGTAATCAAGAAAGTAAGGTGACATATACCATACAACTTATTGATATAGTAGATGAAGATGGTTTTACTAAAACAATTGATGACGTTAAATTTGTAGGATATAGCATTATTGCTGTTGAGTCTGAATATTTTCACTTAAGTAAGATAATACCGATAAGTAAAAATCAGATTCAAATATATTTTACACAACCAATAAATGCTGTAGCAACTATTGAAAATTATTATATTATTAAACAAGATGGAAAACCAATTATTAATGGTAATCCTTCTAATATGGAAATAGCATTAAATCCTACAGACAATAAGAGTATTACAATGCGTTTAATAAATCATGAGTTTGATCTGTCTATGGATTATGAATTAGTAGCTAGATCCTTGCTTGTTGATAAAAAAGGTGCTCCTATTAATAACAGACAGAATGAAACGATGGCTTTTGAACCAATTTATTTGGAGAATAAGAAACTAGAATATGTTTCTGCAACTGCAGTTGATAAGCAGACTATAGAGGTTCAATTTAATATGCCTCTAGATAAACAGAGTGCAGAAGAAATATCTAATTATATTATTAAAAGTCCTGAAGGTCAAATTGTACCTATAATAAAAGCTAAGTTGTTAGGAGAATATGGTGGAAACATTGTTCAGCTAGGGGTTCCATTACCAATGTCAGGTAATGTAAACTATCCGATAACAGTAAAGAATATAAATGATAGTTTAAGACAACATTCTATATATGAAACAGATTCTTATGTTTATGTAATGGATGTAGATCATGCAGAACTTAATGCAGATCTCGTGTATCCAATTAATGACAGAGAAATAGCCATATACTTTAACCAACCAATTGATGAATCAACAGCTACTTTACAGGCTAACTATTTAATTTCAGGGGTAAATGACCATTCGTTTAATACAATAAATCCTGTTGCAATTTATTTTAATGAAAAAGAGAATAATAGTATGGTTAAGATTATGTTACCTGTAGGTGTAAAGTATAAAGATGGATTTACATATAGGGTAACACTAAATCAGAATATAAGAAATGCATTATTCTTATCAAATACCACTAGCAAAGATATAGAGTTTAAGGGACTTGGGTTTGATGGGTCTAAACCTATAATAACTCAAGCCAGAATGGTAACAGATGATACTATTATTGTTGAGTATAATACAGAGATAGCAAATATGGCACCAACATCATCGGCAGGTAATTATACCCTTAGTTACTCAGATGGTAGTACTGAAAGAACTGAAAGCCCATCATCAATAACTATCATTGATAACAAATATGTAGTTATGCAGTTTAATGATTTAAGTGATTCTATCACATACACAATAGAGGCTAATACTATTCAAGATTTTAGCAATGTCGGTTATTCTGTTGTAGGTGAGAGAACACAAGTAATTAATTATAAAGAATAG
- a CDS encoding Ig-like domain-containing protein, which yields MTRYRSIVMLLRLQGLEDDMLAFDFEGKDTFADAEGQNDYQKRLMAYLKANPEIGVAGYPDGTFRPYQKINSQEYAKVLLESLNYEDPADYTWGTVPAKAAEIGLVGDASDVNMATIIKELHFAVFTYDALTLFAKGSDVTLGEELGTPIVITKLDVKSVVSVNSSIQDVKLNKTTVVAPSTSVFKLVDSDNKEAAIESAHIRDNGTTIRLKTDALKANALYTLTYDGTAYKFVAKAADTDKPELTSAVATANKTVQLNFSEEVDANALIASNYTIDGLTVSSAAYEVDADDNPIKTTIILTTSSQEQGTIYKVVVKNVTDLSENVISTDHDEYQFGGLPKDEDKPELQSTVSLTNTSVELIFSEALDEAKAENVANYSIEGLDVLKAERQTDKSRVILTTSAQQTTTIYKVVVTGVTDLEGNMIDSDHDESLFAGIAPDSTKPRLVAATPLTNTTVKVIFDEKVDEVTAENAANYTIDGLTITSAERQDNEAEVVLTTSAQSSPHVYTVKVENVTDLVGNVIDSDHDDKAFAGKAVDTQKPEVKDAQSLGNMSVKVTFNEPMDKEFAELPYNYYLGAELGYPTKVVKDTTVTDGTVWILTTAKQASKVYTVDVTGVTDLSGNVLNEDKDTAEFAGIGTDDTSAPAVNSAVALNNNTVVVTFSEELDPATVVEGNFTFAYSSGNEHASHKLPENATKVILSDDKRTATLLFSGVTMKSGVIYKVTVANVTDAAGNAVSATTNNSALFASTSVSNPAPKVTSAMLLNNQTLKIMFSEPIMIDGSIDTDDVTITHDKTGVDEFTGTIQNTVLASDKMSLTIYYTGDTFESAVLYTAEVESAKVKDVFGLVMLDTENDNNKVLFGGINTEVKGAKISNIVSIDNNTFDIIFDQIVDVASLVNTDVKVKKDSTEITPVLVRAEGSDGNKVRVFFSGTPFDSSIVYDVELNKDHVINKNGLVMDDNTSKFVSVTTENAAPRLLTAVATSSDTVKVTFSEFVQGVDSSDFSIDGYTVDSVAKVDDKTYTLTLDTDTTTGELLVVSIQSSSDIKDEANVGSVDTDKTAKFVAK from the coding sequence ATGACGAGATATCGTTCTATCGTCATGTTACTTAGACTTCAGGGTCTAGAGGACGACATGTTGGCATTTGATTTCGAAGGTAAAGATACTTTCGCAGATGCTGAAGGACAAAACGATTACCAAAAACGATTAATGGCATACTTAAAAGCTAATCCAGAGATAGGGGTAGCTGGTTACCCAGATGGTACGTTCAGACCTTATCAAAAGATTAACTCTCAAGAATATGCTAAAGTATTACTTGAGTCTCTTAACTACGAAGACCCAGCTGACTACACTTGGGGAACTGTTCCTGCAAAAGCTGCTGAAATCGGTTTAGTTGGAGATGCAAGCGACGTGAACATGGCTACAATCATTAAAGAGTTACACTTTGCTGTATTCACTTATGATGCTTTAACACTTTTTGCAAAAGGTTCTGATGTAACATTGGGTGAAGAGCTTGGAACGCCTATTGTTATTACGAAACTTGATGTAAAATCTGTTGTATCAGTTAACTCATCTATTCAAGATGTAAAGTTAAATAAAACAACTGTTGTTGCACCATCAACAAGTGTATTTAAACTTGTAGATAGTGATAACAAAGAAGCTGCTATTGAAAGTGCTCATATTAGAGATAACGGTACAACCATAAGACTTAAGACAGATGCTTTAAAAGCTAATGCATTGTATACATTAACTTATGATGGTACAGCTTACAAATTTGTAGCAAAAGCTGCTGATACAGATAAACCTGAGTTAACTTCTGCTGTAGCTACTGCTAATAAAACTGTACAATTAAACTTCAGTGAAGAAGTTGATGCTAACGCTCTTATAGCTTCTAACTACACAATTGATGGTCTTACTGTATCAAGTGCTGCTTATGAAGTAGATGCTGATGATAATCCAATCAAAACAACTATTATTTTAACGACTTCTTCTCAAGAGCAAGGTACTATATACAAAGTAGTTGTTAAAAACGTTACTGACTTATCAGAGAATGTCATTAGTACTGATCATGATGAGTATCAATTTGGTGGACTTCCAAAAGACGAAGATAAGCCTGAGCTTCAATCAACCGTTTCATTAACGAATACTTCTGTTGAATTAATCTTCTCAGAAGCATTGGATGAAGCAAAAGCTGAAAACGTAGCTAACTATAGTATTGAAGGTCTTGATGTTCTTAAAGCTGAAAGACAAACAGATAAATCACGTGTTATTTTAACAACCAGTGCTCAACAAACAACAACAATCTACAAAGTTGTGGTTACAGGTGTAACTGACCTTGAAGGCAATATGATTGACTCTGATCATGATGAATCATTATTTGCTGGTATCGCTCCAGATTCTACTAAACCTCGTTTAGTTGCTGCAACTCCATTAACAAATACAACTGTTAAAGTTATCTTTGATGAAAAAGTGGACGAAGTAACAGCAGAAAACGCAGCAAACTATACAATTGATGGCTTAACAATTACAAGTGCTGAGCGTCAAGATAATGAAGCGGAAGTGGTATTAACAACTAGTGCTCAATCTTCTCCTCACGTTTACACTGTAAAAGTAGAAAACGTAACAGACTTAGTTGGTAATGTAATTGATAGTGACCATGATGATAAAGCATTTGCTGGTAAAGCTGTTGATACTCAAAAACCAGAAGTCAAAGATGCTCAATCTCTTGGTAACATGTCCGTAAAGGTAACCTTTAATGAGCCTATGGACAAAGAGTTTGCTGAGTTACCATATAACTATTACTTAGGTGCAGAACTTGGGTACCCAACAAAAGTTGTGAAAGATACAACCGTAACAGATGGTACTGTATGGATTTTAACAACTGCTAAGCAAGCTTCTAAAGTTTATACTGTTGATGTTACAGGTGTTACCGATCTAAGTGGTAACGTATTAAATGAAGATAAAGACACAGCTGAATTTGCAGGTATAGGTACTGATGACACATCAGCTCCAGCTGTTAATTCTGCAGTAGCTCTTAACAACAATACAGTTGTTGTAACATTCAGCGAAGAATTGGATCCTGCTACCGTTGTAGAAGGAAACTTCACATTTGCTTATTCATCAGGTAATGAGCATGCTTCACATAAACTTCCTGAAAATGCTACTAAAGTAATATTAAGTGATGATAAGCGTACAGCTACCTTATTATTTAGTGGTGTAACCATGAAGAGTGGTGTCATCTACAAAGTTACTGTTGCAAATGTTACAGATGCAGCTGGTAATGCTGTTAGCGCCACTACAAACAACAGTGCATTATTTGCTTCAACTTCCGTATCAAATCCTGCTCCAAAAGTTACTTCAGCTATGCTGCTTAACAACCAAACATTAAAAATAATGTTCAGTGAGCCAATCATGATTGACGGTTCTATTGATACTGATGATGTTACAATCACCCATGATAAAACTGGTGTAGATGAATTCACAGGTACAATCCAAAACACTGTACTTGCAAGTGACAAAATGTCCTTAACCATTTACTACACAGGTGATACATTTGAATCTGCTGTTTTATACACTGCAGAAGTTGAATCAGCTAAAGTAAAAGATGTTTTTGGCTTAGTAATGCTTGATACAGAGAATGATAATAATAAAGTATTATTCGGTGGTATTAACACAGAAGTAAAAGGTGCTAAAATTTCTAACATCGTATCCATTGATAACAATACATTTGATATCATCTTCGATCAAATCGTTGATGTAGCTTCCTTAGTTAACACAGATGTAAAAGTTAAAAAAGATAGCACAGAAATTACACCTGTACTTGTTCGTGCAGAAGGTAGCGATGGTAACAAAGTACGTGTATTCTTCTCCGGTACACCATTTGATAGCTCAATTGTATATGATGTTGAGTTAAATAAAGATCATGTTATTAATAAAAATGGTCTTGTAATGGACGATAATACTTCTAAATTTGTATCTGTAACAACTGAAAATGCAGCGCCAAGATTGTTAACAGCTGTAGCTACTTCTTCAGATACAGTAAAAGTGACTTTCAGTGAGTTTGTTCAAGGCGTTGATAGTTCTGACTTCTCAATTGATGGTTATACCGTTGATAGTGTAGCAAAAGTAGATGATAAAACATATACACTTACACTAGATACAGATACAACAACTGGTGAGTTACTTGTAGTATCTATCCAATCAAGCTCCGATATCAAAGATGAAGCTAATGTGGGTAGTGTAGATACAGATAAAACTGCTAAATTTGTTGCTAAGTAA
- a CDS encoding M23 family metallopeptidase, producing the protein MRIEKVLLGGLKEMNGAPKYREILPVKYRKEIILILCSLFIFFTIGNVFVPTENIQTKANNIPNAYNVVYNGKSLGIVDNQSTANRAFQLAKAKVVDADGNRLKVTTDLKFYLEYADPSEITENDILVMNMQDALNADKASFLVSGYVLEIGDEFKVVLEDQEAVKEVLKRAQQLYVNAEEGYRVDLVRVPYTSAVSMPVIVKDDTAVGSISTPERTFQTSTNTATKAVNAASEAVADEEADNGEIPVETVGVSFAQKIQVVKQYVQQDDIKSIAVATEMITKENEKEKTYAVEQGDTLSGIASKNDMKLQDLLKMNPGVESQKYINIGQQIIVTVPEPELSVATKEKIAYTKPIPRSVTKVENKDKYKGTNTILDNGADGEMLVTAIVTKVNGYEESREVVDEKVVTEPKDKVLEVGIKPFPSKGATGNFVYPVVGGTFSSPFGYRRGGFHHGIDLAISTGTPIRASDGGRVIFAGWKNSTYGYAVDIDHGNGVLTRYAHCSRILVKSGQSVSQYQTIAKVGSTGKSTGPHVHFEIRFNGVAANPMKYIN; encoded by the coding sequence ATGAGGATTGAAAAAGTATTACTTGGAGGATTAAAAGAAATGAATGGAGCGCCAAAATATCGAGAGATACTACCGGTTAAATATAGAAAAGAAATTATATTAATATTATGTTCGTTATTTATATTCTTTACAATAGGCAATGTGTTTGTTCCAACAGAAAATATTCAAACCAAAGCCAACAACATACCTAACGCCTATAATGTCGTGTACAATGGCAAGAGTTTAGGTATTGTAGATAATCAGTCTACGGCTAATAGAGCTTTTCAACTTGCTAAGGCTAAAGTAGTCGATGCTGACGGTAATCGGCTTAAGGTGACAACAGACCTTAAATTTTATCTGGAATATGCCGATCCATCTGAAATAACAGAGAACGATATACTCGTTATGAATATGCAGGATGCATTGAATGCAGATAAAGCATCTTTCTTAGTTTCAGGCTATGTACTTGAAATTGGTGATGAGTTCAAGGTTGTACTAGAAGATCAAGAAGCTGTAAAAGAAGTTTTAAAAAGAGCACAGCAGCTCTATGTCAATGCAGAAGAAGGCTATCGGGTTGATTTAGTAAGGGTACCTTATACGTCAGCTGTTAGTATGCCTGTCATTGTTAAAGACGATACAGCTGTTGGCAGCATAAGTACACCGGAAAGAACGTTTCAGACTTCAACAAATACAGCTACAAAAGCTGTGAATGCTGCATCTGAGGCTGTTGCGGATGAAGAAGCTGATAATGGTGAAATACCTGTTGAAACAGTTGGTGTTTCTTTTGCTCAAAAAATACAAGTGGTCAAACAATATGTACAGCAAGATGATATAAAAAGCATTGCTGTGGCTACAGAAATGATTACAAAAGAAAATGAAAAAGAAAAAACATATGCTGTTGAACAAGGGGATACATTATCAGGTATTGCCAGCAAAAACGATATGAAGCTTCAAGATCTACTAAAAATGAACCCTGGTGTAGAATCTCAAAAGTACATTAATATTGGGCAGCAAATAATTGTAACCGTACCAGAACCTGAATTATCCGTAGCTACAAAAGAAAAAATTGCTTATACAAAACCGATACCACGTTCTGTGACGAAGGTTGAAAATAAAGACAAATACAAAGGCACCAATACCATATTGGATAATGGGGCCGATGGTGAGATGTTAGTAACAGCTATTGTAACCAAAGTGAATGGTTATGAGGAGTCAAGAGAAGTCGTTGATGAAAAAGTTGTAACAGAACCAAAAGATAAAGTGTTGGAAGTAGGTATTAAACCATTCCCATCAAAAGGAGCAACAGGTAATTTTGTTTATCCAGTTGTGGGCGGAACATTTTCATCACCATTTGGCTATAGACGTGGTGGTTTCCATCATGGTATTGATTTAGCCATTAGCACAGGTACACCTATTCGTGCATCTGATGGAGGACGAGTTATCTTTGCAGGCTGGAAGAACTCTACTTATGGTTATGCGGTGGATATTGACCACGGCAATGGTGTTTTAACACGTTATGCTCACTGTAGCAGAATTCTTGTTAAATCAGGACAATCTGTTTCTCAATATCAAACAATTGCTAAGGTTGGCAGCACAGGTAAAAGTACAGGACCACATGTCCACTTTGAAATTCGTTTCAACGGTGTAGCAGCTAATCCCATGAAATATATTAATTAA